The Pseudomonadota bacterium genome contains the following window.
GCTGCTATTCCTGCGGTATTTTCTGCGGGCGCGCTCGCCCTGGCATCCATTCTGAACAGGAACTTGGGGGTTTCGAGAATGGCGCCAGGCCGGCTTGCGTCCTCGAAAAAATCCTCACAGCCACGGAGCGCAGCGCAGAGAAATAGCGCACTTGGGCGGTCGGGCGGTGACTTAGCGGGCGACGATGACGGGGCAAGGGCTGTGGCGCACTACCTTTTCGGCCACGCTGCCGATCAGCAGGTGCGCGAGCCCGGTTCGGCCGTGGGAGGCCACGACGATCAGGTCCACGCCGTTGTCCTTTGCGTACTTGGTGAGGGCGTCAGCCGGGCTATCCTCCGCGATCAGCTTGATCTGGGTGTCCGCCACTTCCTTGATCTGATCGTCCCGCAGCTTTTCCAGTGCTTGCGTCAACGCCTTTTCGAGCGCGAATTGGGTTTCCTGGCTGCTGCGCTCCAGGGTAGTCAGGCCGGGCGGGGGCCCCAGAAGTGCGGGCGAGTATACGTGCACCGCGGTGATCCTCGCGCGCGTGAGATTGGCGAGCTGCACCGCCAGCTTGGCGGCGCTTTCCGCGGCCGGCGAGAAATCC
Protein-coding sequences here:
- a CDS encoding universal stress protein, whose product is MTIASHILLGTDFSPAAESAAKLAVQLANLTRARITAVHVYSPALLGPPPGLTTLERSSQETQFALEKALTQALEKLRDDQIKEVADTQIKLIAEDSPADALTKYAKDNGVDLIVVASHGRTGLAHLLIGSVAEKVVRHSPCPVIVAR